In Zingiber officinale cultivar Zhangliang chromosome 8B, Zo_v1.1, whole genome shotgun sequence, a single genomic region encodes these proteins:
- the LOC122014885 gene encoding 40S ribosomal protein S19-like — translation MENQVAKTVKDVSPHEFVKAYSAHLKRSGKIELPEWTDIVKTGRFKELAPYDPDWYYIRAASMARKIYLRQGIGVGGFQKIYGGRKRNGSRPPHFCKSSGAIARHILQQLQVMNIIEIHPKGGRKITSQGQRDLDQVAGRV, via the exons ATGGAGAACCAGGTGGCTAAGACCGTGAAGGATGTCTCGCCTCACGAGTTCGTCAAGGCCTACTCCGCCCATCTCAAGAGATCTGGCAAG ATTGAGCTTCCCGAGTGGACTGATATTGTAAAAACTGGGAGGTTCAAGGAGCTTGCTCCTTATGACCCAGACTGGTACTATATCAGAGCAG CTTCAATGGCCCGCAAAATTTACTTAAGGCAGGGCATTGGAGTAGGTGGCTTTCAGAAAATTTATGGAGGCCGGAAGAGGAATGGAAGTCGCCCGCCGCATTTCTGCAAGAGCAGTGGGGCAATCGCCCGCCACATATTGCAGCAACTGCAAGTGATGAATATCATTGAGATCCATCCTAAAGG TGGAAGAAAAATCACTTCTCAGGGACAGCGGGATCTCGATCAAGTGGCTGGCCGTGTCTAG
- the LOC122014883 gene encoding targeting protein for Xklp2-like, which produces MATSARRSQAPRRQEAGFRKLSENVDPNLLLSTPRRRPSSRSPATKPAKQIELTPKREAFVTPKKKSFLTPQKGLEPKRCPEEEERRGNVERRIGGEVEEKSSEGSSKANAMRRLILEEAMSSLPAHGAGRVMYLVKTFERLLSIHRESEGESRGGEEDTRKVKNWALPGMDFRPKAKASGFSPSPVSCSAECITGDCPEEGSSEDSRLSSGSNRSDEGKRNMPNSNGSSRRSWNKRLKVKTPLPFKLRTEQRGRYKEEQFFKKVKEMLMEEEKKRIHIAQGLPWTTEEPEIPVKPPIKEPTEPLDLILHSDVRAVDRAEFDLHIAERMSFLDQIKMERERLLKLQEDEEIRQLRKELVPKAQPMPYFDRPFTPKKSSKARTIPKEPRFQIHRLKEP; this is translated from the exons ATGGCGACCTCCGCAAGGCGATCCCAAGCTCCCAGACGCCAAGAAGCTGGATTCCGGAAGCTCTCGGAGAACGTCGACCCCAATCTCCTACTATCCACACCTCGCCGGAGACCGTCTTCGAGGTCGCCAGCAACGAAGCCGGCGAAGCAGATCGAGTTGACCCCGAAAAGAGAGGCCTTTGTCACTCCGAAAAAAAAGAGCTTTTTGACTCCGCAGAAGGGTTTGGAACCGAAAAGGTGCCCTGAGGAAGAGGAAAGAAGGGGAAATGTGGAGAGGAGAATCGGTGGCGAGGTGGAGGAGAAAAGCTCGGAAGGAAGCTCGAAGGCGAACGCCATGAGGCGATTGATACTGGAGGAGGCCATGAGCAGCCTGCCGGCGCACGGGGCTGGGCGGGTTATGTACCTGGTGAAGACTTTCGAGAGGCTGCTCTCAATTCACAGGGAATCTGAGGGGGAGAGccgtggaggagaagaagacacgAGAAAGGTGAAGAATTGGGCTTTGCCCGGCATGGACTTTCGACCCAAAGCCAAGGCCAGTGGATTCTCCCCTTCGCCCGTTTCATGTTCAGCGGAATGCATAACTGGAGATTGCCCAGAAGAAGGTTCTTCCGAGGATAGCAG ATTGAGCAGTGGAAGCAATCGATCTGATGAAGGGAAAAGGAACATGCCAAAT AGCAATGGTTCGTCAAGAAGAAGCTGGAATAAGAGGCTCAAAGTGAAAACCCCCCTGCCTTTCAAGTTGAGGACAGAG CAGAGGGGAAGGTACAAGGAAGAGCAGTTCTTCAAGAAAGTGAAGGAAATGCTCATGGAAGAGGAGAAAAAACGCATACACATTGCACAAGGGCTCCCTTGGACTACTGAAGAACCCGAG ATTCCAGTAAAACCTCCAATAAAGGAACCAACAGAACCACTTGATCTTATCCTCCACAGCGATGTGCGTGCTGTAGACCGTGCTGAGTTTGATCTCCAT ATTGCTGAGCGCATGAGCTTCCTTGATCAAATCAAAATGGAGAGAGAAAGGCTCCTTAAG CTGCAAGAAGACGAAGAAATAAGACAACTTCGAAAAGAACTTGTTCCAAAAGCTCAACCCATGCCTTACTTTGACCGCCCTTTCACCCCCAAGAA ATCATCGAAAGCACGGACAATACCGAAGGAGCCAAGATTCCAAATTCACCGGCTGAAGGAACCTTGA
- the LOC122014881 gene encoding pentatricopeptide repeat-containing protein At5g04780, mitochondrial-like isoform X1: MLISKRWRLRSINPKFHGFLPKTGFLPETSSKGLGIVSCSSGYFGGSSNIQRLLQICARDRLIREGKCCHGLALQSGLLVDVLTCNILINFYSKCGIVDMARQVFDRMPQRSMVTWNTMIAAHSQQGEGTEALNVFLQMRREGTLPSEFTLSSVICACAASSAIAESQQLHALALKVAMDSNVYVCTAVVDVYAKCGMIRDAQFVFNAMTNRSSVTWSSMVAGYVQNSLFEEAISFFGFSVKKGVQLTKFTLSAVLCACASLAAITEGTQLHAIVVRAGFGSNLFVASSLIDFYSKCGCISDAYLVFGHIEEKNIILWNAMITGFSKHARPCEAMILFEKMQQLGLQPNEVTYISVLSACSHMGLVKNGRGYFDLLLKGNAVRPNALHYSCMVDVLGRAGKINEAWELISSMPFRAIPSMWGSLLNSCRVHGNIELGRVAAQHLFELEPDNAANLVLLSNIYAANKQWGGVSTARKLLKDSSAKKEIGKSWINAKGKVHIFIVGENHHPRIAEVYAKLEDLRNEIDRLEYKLEVKYDLHDVEADQKEKLLRYHSERLALGFGLIELPSGIPIRIYKNLRVCGDCHSFLKIVSKITGREIIARDTNRFHHFNGGNCSCGDFW, from the coding sequence ATGCTGATCTCCAAACGCTGGAGATTGCGATCTATCAACCCTAAATTCCATGGGTTTCTCCCCAAAACTGGATTTTTACCAGAAACCTCAAGCAAGGGATTGGGAATAGTTTCCTGCAGCAGCGGCTACTTCGGCGGATCCTCCAACATCCAGCGACTCCTTCAAATATGCGCAAGGGATCGACTGATCAGAGAAGGCAAGTGTTGTCATGGTTTAGCACTTCAATCTGGTTTGCTCGTAGATGTTCTTACTTGCAACATTTTGATCAACTTTTACTCCAAATGTGGTATCGTCGATATGGCTCGTCAGGTGTTTGATAGGATGCCCCAACGAAGTATGGTCACTTGGAATACCATGATTGCCGCCCATTCCCAACAGGGAGAGGGCACAGAGGCTCTCAACGTTTTCTTGCAGATGCGTCGAGAAGGCACGTTGCCGAGTGAGTTCACATTATCGAGTGTGATTTGCGCCTGTGCTGCTAGTTCTGCTATTGCAGAAAGCCAACAGTTGCATGCTTTGGCCCTTAAAGTTGCCATGGATTCCAATGTGTATGTCTGCACTGCAGTGGTTGATGTCTATGCTAAGTGCGGGATGATCCGTGACGCCCAGTTTGTTTTCAATGCAATGACCAACAGATCATCTGTCACATGGAGTTCTATGGTTGCAGGCTATGTGCAGAATAGTCTTTTCGAGGAAGCGATTTCGTTTTTTGGTTTCTCTGTTAAGAAGGGAGTGCAGTTGACAAAGTTCACACTTTCTGCCGTGCTTTGTGCATGTGCTAGTCTTGCAGCAATTACAGAAGGAACACAGCTCCATGCAATTGTAGTTAGAGCTGGTTTTGGCTCTAACCTCTTTGTGGCTAGCTCTCTCATCGATTTCTACTCAAAATGTGGTTGCATAAGCGATGCCTACTTAGTATTTGGTCATATTGAAGAAAAGAATATCATACTGTGGAATGCGATGATAACAGGATTTTCCAAACATGCCCGACCTTGTGAAGCCATGATACTGTTTGAGAAAATGCAGCAACTAGGCCTGCAGCCGAATGAAGTTACTTATATATCTGTTCTGTCTGCGTGCAGTCACATGGGTTTAGTCAAAAATGGCCGTGGctattttgatcttttgttgaaAGGTAATGCAGTTCGACCTAATGCCCTTCACTATTCTTGCATGGTCGATGTTCTTGGCCGGGCTGGGAAGATTAATGAAGCTTGGGAATTGATTAGTAGTATGCCATTCAGGGCTATTCCATCCATGTGGGGATCCCTGCTTAATTCATGTCGTGTGCATGGTAATATTGAATTGGGAAGAGTCGCTGCTCAGCATCTTTTTGAGCTTGAACCTGATAACGCAGCAAATCTTGTTTTGCTTTCTAACATATATGCTGCGAACAAACAATGGGGAGGAGTTTCCACAGCCCGGAAGCTTTTGAAGGATAGCAGTGCAAAAAAGGAAATAGGGAAGAGTTGGATAAATGCTAAAGGAAAGGTTCACATATTCATCGTTGGGGAGAACCACCATCCAAGAATAGCCGAGGTTTATGCTAAACTCGAGGACCTTAGGAATGAGATTGATCGGCTAGAATACAAACTTGAGGTTAAATATGATCTTCATGATGTTGAGGCAGATCAAAAGGAGAAGTTATTAAGATATCACAGTGAGAGATTGGCACTTGGTTTTGGGCTTATTGAGTTGCCCAGTGGAATCCCAATCAGGATATACAAGAATCTTAGAGTTTGTGGCGATTGTCATTCGTTTCTTAAAATAGTTTCAAAGATCACTGGTAGGGAAATCATTGCTCGAGACACGAATCGGTTTCACCATTTTAATGGTGGAAATTGCTCCTGTGGGGATTTCTGGTAG
- the LOC122014881 gene encoding pentatricopeptide repeat-containing protein At5g04780, mitochondrial-like isoform X2 has translation MPQRSMVTWNTMIAAHSQQGEGTEALNVFLQMRREGTLPSEFTLSSVICACAASSAIAESQQLHALALKVAMDSNVYVCTAVVDVYAKCGMIRDAQFVFNAMTNRSSVTWSSMVAGYVQNSLFEEAISFFGFSVKKGVQLTKFTLSAVLCACASLAAITEGTQLHAIVVRAGFGSNLFVASSLIDFYSKCGCISDAYLVFGHIEEKNIILWNAMITGFSKHARPCEAMILFEKMQQLGLQPNEVTYISVLSACSHMGLVKNGRGYFDLLLKGNAVRPNALHYSCMVDVLGRAGKINEAWELISSMPFRAIPSMWGSLLNSCRVHGNIELGRVAAQHLFELEPDNAANLVLLSNIYAANKQWGGVSTARKLLKDSSAKKEIGKSWINAKGKVHIFIVGENHHPRIAEVYAKLEDLRNEIDRLEYKLEVKYDLHDVEADQKEKLLRYHSERLALGFGLIELPSGIPIRIYKNLRVCGDCHSFLKIVSKITGREIIARDTNRFHHFNGGNCSCGDFW, from the coding sequence ATGCCCCAACGAAGTATGGTCACTTGGAATACCATGATTGCCGCCCATTCCCAACAGGGAGAGGGCACAGAGGCTCTCAACGTTTTCTTGCAGATGCGTCGAGAAGGCACGTTGCCGAGTGAGTTCACATTATCGAGTGTGATTTGCGCCTGTGCTGCTAGTTCTGCTATTGCAGAAAGCCAACAGTTGCATGCTTTGGCCCTTAAAGTTGCCATGGATTCCAATGTGTATGTCTGCACTGCAGTGGTTGATGTCTATGCTAAGTGCGGGATGATCCGTGACGCCCAGTTTGTTTTCAATGCAATGACCAACAGATCATCTGTCACATGGAGTTCTATGGTTGCAGGCTATGTGCAGAATAGTCTTTTCGAGGAAGCGATTTCGTTTTTTGGTTTCTCTGTTAAGAAGGGAGTGCAGTTGACAAAGTTCACACTTTCTGCCGTGCTTTGTGCATGTGCTAGTCTTGCAGCAATTACAGAAGGAACACAGCTCCATGCAATTGTAGTTAGAGCTGGTTTTGGCTCTAACCTCTTTGTGGCTAGCTCTCTCATCGATTTCTACTCAAAATGTGGTTGCATAAGCGATGCCTACTTAGTATTTGGTCATATTGAAGAAAAGAATATCATACTGTGGAATGCGATGATAACAGGATTTTCCAAACATGCCCGACCTTGTGAAGCCATGATACTGTTTGAGAAAATGCAGCAACTAGGCCTGCAGCCGAATGAAGTTACTTATATATCTGTTCTGTCTGCGTGCAGTCACATGGGTTTAGTCAAAAATGGCCGTGGctattttgatcttttgttgaaAGGTAATGCAGTTCGACCTAATGCCCTTCACTATTCTTGCATGGTCGATGTTCTTGGCCGGGCTGGGAAGATTAATGAAGCTTGGGAATTGATTAGTAGTATGCCATTCAGGGCTATTCCATCCATGTGGGGATCCCTGCTTAATTCATGTCGTGTGCATGGTAATATTGAATTGGGAAGAGTCGCTGCTCAGCATCTTTTTGAGCTTGAACCTGATAACGCAGCAAATCTTGTTTTGCTTTCTAACATATATGCTGCGAACAAACAATGGGGAGGAGTTTCCACAGCCCGGAAGCTTTTGAAGGATAGCAGTGCAAAAAAGGAAATAGGGAAGAGTTGGATAAATGCTAAAGGAAAGGTTCACATATTCATCGTTGGGGAGAACCACCATCCAAGAATAGCCGAGGTTTATGCTAAACTCGAGGACCTTAGGAATGAGATTGATCGGCTAGAATACAAACTTGAGGTTAAATATGATCTTCATGATGTTGAGGCAGATCAAAAGGAGAAGTTATTAAGATATCACAGTGAGAGATTGGCACTTGGTTTTGGGCTTATTGAGTTGCCCAGTGGAATCCCAATCAGGATATACAAGAATCTTAGAGTTTGTGGCGATTGTCATTCGTTTCTTAAAATAGTTTCAAAGATCACTGGTAGGGAAATCATTGCTCGAGACACGAATCGGTTTCACCATTTTAATGGTGGAAATTGCTCCTGTGGGGATTTCTGGTAG
- the LOC122014884 gene encoding probable WRKY transcription factor 57 yields the protein MEEEAFAVATAASACLDGLFVESGAIGGGNGGVAKWRPPPGRLLKGHQPPEEVSGDATSSVSSDEPPSVSGVELADDTAKNESSKKERKQTCRQPRVAFMTKSEIDHLEDGYRWRKYGQKAIKNSPFPRSYYRCTNTKCQVKKRVERSYEDPSIVITTYEGQHCHYTISYPRPIFAALHLHNAITHHHFDPPLALSSPRVFPPSLQFYHDNHCSDQAIEQTQFHEASLNSTSIDEGLLGDIVPSTLRNR from the exons ATGGAAGAGGAGGCGTTCGCCGTCGCCACCGCCGCCTCTGCTTGCTTGGACGGCCTCTTTGTCGAGAGCGGCGCAATCGGAGGCGGAAACGGAGGTGTTGCTAAATGGCGACCCCCACCGGGTCGTCTTCTGAAGGGGCATCAACCTCCGGAAGAGGTCTCCGGCGATGCAACATCGTCGGTGTCCAGCGACGAGCCGCCGTCGGTCAGCGGCGTGGAATTGGCCGACGACACAGc GAAAAATGAAAGTAGTAAAAAGGAAAGGAAGCAAACATGCCGACAACCTAGAGTTGCATTCATGACCAAAAGTGAGATAGATCACCTTGAAGATGGATATCGATGGAGGAAATACGGGCAAAAAGCCATTAAGAATAGCCCATTCCCAAG AAGTTACTATCGATGCACAAATACTAAATGCCAAGTGAAGAAAAGAGTGGAGCGGTCGTATGAAGACCCTAGCATTGTCATTACCACATACGAGGGCCAACATTGCCACTACACTATCTCTTACCCTCGTCCTATCTTCGCCGCACTTCACCTTCACAACgcaataactcatcatcatttCGATCCACCATTGGCCTTATCATCGCCTCGCGTGTTTCCCCCATCATTGCAATTCTATCATGACAATCATTGTTCAGATCAAGCAATCGAACAAACCCAATTCCATGAAGCTTCATTGAATTCGACCTCCATTGATGAAGGTCTATTGGGGGATATCGTGCCATCCACCTTGAGGAATAGATGA